In Quercus robur chromosome 11, dhQueRobu3.1, whole genome shotgun sequence, the following proteins share a genomic window:
- the LOC126705897 gene encoding heavy metal-associated isoprenylated plant protein 26-like, producing the protein MGALDHFSHLFDCSTSSSKLHKRKQLQTVEIKVKIDCEGCERRVRKAVEGMKGVKQVDIQRKAHKLTVVGYVEPAKVVSRVQHRTGKKAELWPYVPYDEVAHPYAAGVYDRKAPAGYVRNPDQQVSQLARASSLEVRYTTAFSDENPTACSIM; encoded by the exons ATGGGTGCTCTTGATCATTTTTCTCATCTCTTTGATTGCTCTACTAGCAGCTCCAAGCTCCACAAACGCAAGCAATTACAG ACGGTGGAGATCAAGGTAAAAATAGACTGTGAAGGATGCGAGAGGAGGGTAAGAAAGGCAGTGGAGGGAATGAAGGGTGTGAAGCAAGTGGACATACAGCGCAAAGCCCACAAGCTAACAGTCGTCGGATACGTTGAACCAGCGAAGGTAGTGTCACGTGTCCAACATCGAACGGGCAAGAAGGCCGAGCTCTGGCCATACGTGCCGTACGACGAAGTTGCCCACCCTTACGCCGCTGGGGTTTATGACAGAAAAGCCCCTGCCGGGTACGTGCGAAACCCAGACCAGCAAGTCTCGCAGCTGGCACGTGCCAGCTCGCTTGAGGTGCGGTACACCACAGCATTTAGTGATGAGAACCCAACTGCTTGTTCCATCATGTGA